From Rhodanobacteraceae bacterium, the proteins below share one genomic window:
- a CDS encoding Beta-lactamase class C-like and penicillin binding proteins (PBPs) superfamily, which translates to MKRMLLTAAAFAFACMAGVAIAQVPQPVPRQQVATTTPAPSPASHALTADDLSTFFGGMLPYMLARGDIAGGAIVVVKDGQVLFAHGYGYADLKTRAPVSPANTLFRIGSVSKLFTWTAVMQLVEQHKLDLDRDINDYLDFKIPAKFGKPITLRDLMTHTPGFEDTARDLLPETPVGTDLERYLKAHVPARIFPPGETVAYSNYGAGLAGYIVQRVSGEPFDQYIQRHILEPLDMRHSTFAQPLPGNLAPLLAKGYATASDGEAKPFELANPAPAGAMTSSALDMANFMIAQLQDGRFGDTQILQPQTAELMHSLQHTSAPGLNGFDLGFYQENRNGQRIIGHGGDTIVFHSDLHLLLDANVGVFMSFNSAGKNGAVNDVRSDIFRAFLDRYFPWRETPEPTYKNAKADAARVAGSYESSRRNQSALRFLYLLGQASIQAQPDGTITVSALTDDAGNPLYWREIGPLHYREIHGQTLLDFVADAHGHILYFATSENPASIAQRMPAWLSPSTFGPLLGITLVILLATLLVWAIGWGVRRRYGGTLALPHAQRITRLLSRLGMVACIAVVLGWFLFVAVISANELLLVRGGLTPWMDLLYALGVLALCGVLAVLANAAAAWFAPRRSRWVRAGEIVLALAAVYLAWFIVAFGLVSFNVRF; encoded by the coding sequence ATGAAGCGCATGTTGTTGACCGCTGCCGCGTTCGCGTTTGCCTGCATGGCTGGCGTGGCGATCGCGCAGGTTCCGCAGCCGGTGCCGCGCCAGCAGGTCGCCACGACGACACCAGCGCCGTCACCGGCGTCGCATGCGCTGACCGCAGACGACCTCTCGACGTTCTTCGGCGGCATGCTTCCGTACATGCTGGCGCGCGGCGACATCGCCGGCGGCGCGATCGTCGTGGTGAAGGACGGCCAGGTGTTGTTCGCGCACGGTTACGGGTATGCCGACCTGAAGACCCGCGCGCCGGTATCGCCCGCCAATACGCTGTTCCGGATCGGCTCGGTCTCGAAGCTGTTCACCTGGACCGCGGTGATGCAACTGGTCGAGCAACACAAGCTCGATCTCGACCGCGACATCAACGACTATCTCGATTTCAAGATTCCCGCGAAGTTCGGCAAGCCGATCACGCTGCGCGACCTGATGACGCACACGCCAGGCTTCGAGGACACCGCGCGTGACCTGCTGCCGGAGACCCCGGTCGGCACCGATCTCGAGCGCTACCTCAAGGCGCACGTTCCCGCCCGGATCTTTCCGCCGGGCGAAACCGTCGCGTATTCCAACTACGGCGCAGGACTTGCCGGCTACATCGTGCAGCGCGTGTCGGGCGAACCGTTCGACCAATATATCCAGCGCCATATTCTCGAACCGCTGGACATGCGGCATTCCACGTTCGCGCAGCCGCTGCCCGGGAACCTGGCGCCATTGCTCGCAAAGGGTTATGCCACCGCTTCAGACGGCGAAGCCAAACCCTTCGAGCTGGCCAATCCCGCGCCCGCCGGCGCGATGACGTCGTCCGCGCTGGATATGGCGAATTTCATGATCGCGCAGCTGCAGGACGGCCGCTTCGGCGACACGCAAATCCTGCAGCCACAAACCGCGGAATTGATGCACAGCCTGCAACACACGTCCGCGCCGGGCCTCAACGGTTTCGACCTCGGCTTCTACCAGGAAAACCGCAACGGCCAGCGCATCATCGGGCACGGCGGTGACACCATCGTGTTCCACAGTGACCTGCACCTGCTGCTGGACGCGAACGTCGGCGTGTTCATGAGTTTCAATTCCGCGGGCAAGAACGGCGCGGTCAACGACGTGCGCAGCGACATCTTCCGCGCGTTCCTCGACCGCTATTTCCCGTGGCGCGAAACTCCGGAGCCGACGTACAAGAATGCGAAGGCCGATGCCGCGCGTGTCGCGGGTTCGTACGAATCCAGCCGCCGCAACCAGAGCGCGCTGCGTTTCCTGTACCTGTTGGGACAAGCCAGCATACAGGCGCAGCCCGACGGCACGATCACGGTTTCCGCGCTGACCGACGATGCCGGCAATCCCCTGTACTGGCGCGAGATCGGTCCGCTGCATTACCGCGAAATCCACGGCCAGACACTGCTGGATTTCGTCGCCGACGCGCACGGACACATTCTTTATTTCGCCACCAGCGAAAACCCGGCGTCGATCGCGCAGCGCATGCCGGCGTGGCTGAGTCCCTCGACGTTCGGGCCGTTGCTCGGCATCACGCTCGTGATCCTGCTGGCCACGCTGCTGGTCTGGGCCATCGGCTGGGGCGTTCGCCGCCGCTACGGCGGCACGCTGGCGCTGCCCCACGCGCAACGAATCACGCGCCTGTTGTCCCGGCTCGGAATGGTGGCGTGCATCGCCGTGGTGCTCGGATGGTTCCTGTTCGTCGCCGTGATTTCGGCCAACGAACTGTTGCTGGTGCGCGGCGGCCTGACGCCGTGGATGGACCTGCTGTATGCACTGGGCGTGCTCGCGTTGTGCGGCGTGCTCGCGGTGCTGGCGAATGCGGCGGCCGCGTGGTTCGCGCCGCGCCGCAGCCGCTGGGTGCGCGCGGGCGAGATCGTCCTCGCGCTCGCAGCGGTTTACCTGGCCTGGTTCATCGTGGCGTTCGGGCTGGTCAGCTTCAACGTCCGGTTTTGA
- a CDS encoding Membrane alanine aminopeptidase N, whose translation MRTIYKAAMVGLLACAGVALAKPPRTAPTNATAATSAQTPPMTRLPDWAVPQSYDLAIKSDPDKSGYSGTVTIAVDLKKASNYLWLHGKDLKVSSVTITDAHGKMHAGKYDGAVTKDAEQAGVARVDFGTTLQPQKIKLKFDFTAPYNATLQGYYKVVFAGNAYLQTQMEPISARLAFPCFDEPGFKAPLTLSLTIPDADKAVANAAETSSKPAGAGWKTVTFAQTKPLPTYLYAWLVGPWDIVNGPTIPPNQWRSTPVPVRGIATKGNGEKMQRALAMAPAIIEHEEAYYGFGYPFGKLDLAALPDFSAGAMENAGLITYRDWLLLLDKDSAPSAVRSTFNVEAHEMAHQWTGDTVTLAWWNDIWLNEAFATWMQQKIEGEIHPDWHAHLNRIEGGQGAMQEDSLISARMIRQPITGNGDIETAFDGITYEKGAAVIGMFENFVGPEVFQKGMQAYIKAHAFGNANADDLVNAIATAAGKGDAFKKAFESFLNQNGVPLVSTKLDCNTKGNAMLELAQSRYLPLGSTGDPNRLWGVPVCVRFPNGVQCQMLDTKSASMKIDGGQCPAWYMPNANGDGYYRYEMAKADRAALVKVIAQRSDGEQLAFADSVDAAFQRGDMDASEVLAAMRELAPSKVRQIALAPLGTVGWIYDHEAQTDAQKAAIRAAVSKAYLPRLEALGYQRRKGESADDVLMRSELASALGLEFKVPSVRAALLKQGEAALKPGKDGLPDLMAANPDLLRTALSVAVEEQGKPAVDELIAAIPKTTDPVRRNAMLGALSHAQGAEADVVRDFALSPQVKVGEMAMILRGGRDTVAQRDGLWNWFTAHYDKIVARTGVFSGGYLPGLAAGGGCSDAEAQRVENYFKPKLGQVPGVKRGLAQTKEEIVLCSALKAHQNAASITQ comes from the coding sequence ATGCGGACGATCTACAAGGCAGCGATGGTGGGTCTGCTGGCCTGCGCCGGTGTGGCGCTGGCGAAACCGCCACGTACGGCGCCAACGAATGCGACGGCTGCGACGTCCGCGCAAACACCGCCGATGACGCGCCTTCCCGATTGGGCGGTGCCGCAGTCCTACGACCTTGCGATCAAGAGCGATCCCGACAAGTCCGGTTACAGCGGCACGGTCACGATCGCCGTCGACCTGAAGAAGGCATCGAATTACCTCTGGCTGCATGGCAAGGACCTCAAGGTTTCCAGCGTCACCATCACCGACGCGCACGGCAAGATGCACGCCGGCAAGTACGACGGTGCGGTCACCAAGGACGCCGAGCAGGCGGGCGTGGCGCGCGTCGATTTCGGCACGACGCTGCAGCCGCAGAAGATCAAGCTGAAGTTTGATTTCACCGCGCCGTACAACGCCACGCTGCAGGGCTATTACAAGGTGGTGTTCGCGGGCAACGCGTATCTGCAGACGCAGATGGAACCGATCAGCGCGCGGCTCGCGTTCCCGTGCTTCGACGAACCGGGCTTCAAGGCGCCGCTGACCCTGTCGCTGACGATTCCCGACGCCGACAAGGCCGTCGCGAATGCAGCCGAGACCAGCAGCAAGCCGGCCGGCGCGGGCTGGAAGACCGTGACCTTCGCGCAGACCAAACCGCTGCCCACCTATCTGTATGCGTGGCTGGTCGGTCCTTGGGATATCGTCAACGGCCCGACCATTCCGCCGAACCAGTGGCGTTCGACGCCGGTGCCGGTGCGCGGCATCGCGACCAAGGGCAACGGTGAGAAGATGCAGCGCGCGCTGGCGATGGCGCCGGCCATCATCGAGCACGAGGAAGCCTATTACGGCTTCGGTTATCCGTTTGGCAAACTCGATCTCGCCGCGCTGCCGGATTTCTCGGCCGGCGCGATGGAGAACGCGGGCCTCATCACCTATCGCGACTGGCTGCTGCTGCTCGACAAGGATTCCGCGCCCAGCGCCGTGCGCAGCACCTTCAACGTCGAAGCGCACGAGATGGCGCACCAGTGGACCGGCGACACCGTGACGCTGGCGTGGTGGAACGACATCTGGTTGAACGAAGCGTTCGCGACCTGGATGCAGCAGAAGATCGAGGGCGAGATCCATCCGGATTGGCACGCGCACCTCAACCGCATCGAAGGCGGCCAGGGTGCGATGCAGGAAGACAGCCTGATCAGCGCGCGCATGATCCGCCAGCCGATCACCGGCAACGGCGATATCGAAACCGCGTTCGATGGCATCACCTACGAGAAGGGCGCGGCCGTCATCGGCATGTTCGAGAACTTCGTCGGTCCCGAGGTTTTCCAGAAGGGTATGCAGGCGTACATCAAGGCGCACGCGTTCGGCAACGCCAACGCTGACGATCTGGTGAACGCGATCGCGACCGCGGCCGGCAAGGGCGATGCCTTCAAGAAGGCCTTCGAAAGTTTCCTCAACCAGAACGGCGTGCCGCTGGTTTCGACCAAGCTCGATTGCAATACGAAGGGCAACGCAATGCTGGAACTGGCGCAGAGCCGCTACCTGCCGCTGGGTTCGACCGGTGATCCGAACCGTCTGTGGGGCGTGCCCGTCTGCGTTCGTTTCCCGAATGGCGTGCAGTGCCAGATGCTGGACACCAAGTCCGCGAGCATGAAGATCGACGGCGGCCAGTGCCCGGCGTGGTACATGCCGAATGCCAATGGTGATGGTTACTACCGCTACGAAATGGCCAAGGCCGATCGCGCGGCGCTGGTCAAGGTGATCGCGCAGCGCAGCGACGGCGAGCAGCTGGCATTTGCCGATTCCGTCGACGCGGCGTTCCAGCGCGGCGACATGGATGCGTCCGAAGTGCTGGCCGCGATGCGCGAACTGGCGCCGTCGAAGGTGCGCCAGATCGCGTTGGCCCCACTGGGAACGGTCGGCTGGATTTACGATCACGAAGCGCAAACCGATGCGCAAAAGGCCGCGATACGTGCAGCCGTGTCGAAGGCCTATCTGCCGCGTCTCGAAGCGCTTGGCTATCAAAGGCGTAAAGGCGAATCGGCCGACGACGTGTTGATGCGCAGCGAACTCGCGAGCGCGCTGGGCCTGGAATTCAAGGTACCTTCGGTTCGCGCGGCGTTGTTGAAGCAAGGCGAAGCCGCGTTGAAGCCCGGCAAGGATGGGCTGCCGGATCTGATGGCGGCGAATCCGGATCTGCTGCGCACCGCGCTGTCGGTGGCGGTGGAAGAGCAAGGCAAGCCCGCGGTCGATGAACTGATCGCTGCGATTCCGAAGACCACCGATCCGGTGCGCCGCAACGCGATGCTCGGCGCGCTCAGCCATGCGCAGGGTGCCGAGGCCGACGTGGTGCGCGACTTCGCGTTGTCGCCGCAGGTCAAGGTCGGCGAGATGGCGATGATCCTGCGCGGCGGCCGCGACACCGTGGCGCAACGCGACGGCCTGTGGAACTGGTTCACCGCGCACTACGACAAGATCGTCGCGCGCACCGGCGTGTTCTCCGGCGGCTACCTGCCAGGCCTCGCGGCCGGCGGCGGCTGCTCGGATGCGGAAGCGCAACGCGTGGAAAACTACTTCAAGCCGAAGCTCGGGCAGGTGCCTGGCGTCAAGCGCGGACTGGCGCAGACCAAGGAAGAGATCGTGCTGTGCAGCGCATTGAAAGCGCACCAGAACGCAGCGTCGATCACGCAATGA
- a CDS encoding Putrescine importer: protein MTGSTDRVNQTSPEHASAELDAAGYTQQLDRRLKLRHLLVYGMVFIVPIAPVAVYGFVAHASQGMVPLVYLVGMVAMFFTAMSYKQLGAEFPFAGSVYAYVRRGMNPFLGFIAGWMILADYLLVPAVIYIFVSNWIGGLVPGAPHWVWIVALLAVNTAINVLGVRLQSRAHFVLLALELVALAIFVVLAIRFVFVLGQGTGGFSWAPLYQPGHLSLGFIATATTIAALSFLGFDAISTLAEESREPRRDIGTATVLTLLVLGALFVLQTWLAALAHPDYTNLDDNLGFFQIARDVGGTALFVLFIVVKALATGVASALAAQSAISRILFAMGRDRALPFGGFLAKVDARFKTPANAILFVAALSLVLALTVPITALLHFVNFGALTSFLLLNLSVPAYFWLRRGERTRPVRHLVLPICGLIVVGFIFTGFDRTTFLFGGAWLVAGLLMATLRRQSSLPLGASP, encoded by the coding sequence TTGACCGGCAGTACCGATCGCGTGAACCAGACGTCGCCCGAACACGCCAGCGCCGAACTCGACGCGGCCGGCTACACGCAGCAGCTCGATCGCCGTCTGAAACTGCGGCACCTGCTGGTGTACGGCATGGTGTTCATCGTGCCAATCGCGCCGGTCGCGGTGTACGGCTTCGTCGCGCACGCGAGCCAGGGCATGGTGCCGCTGGTGTACCTGGTCGGCATGGTCGCGATGTTCTTCACCGCGATGAGCTACAAGCAGTTGGGCGCGGAGTTCCCGTTCGCGGGCTCGGTGTACGCGTACGTGCGGCGCGGCATGAATCCGTTCCTCGGTTTCATTGCGGGCTGGATGATCCTCGCCGATTACCTGCTGGTGCCGGCGGTGATCTACATCTTCGTGTCGAACTGGATCGGCGGGCTGGTGCCGGGCGCGCCGCACTGGGTTTGGATCGTCGCGCTGCTGGCGGTCAACACCGCGATCAACGTGCTGGGCGTGCGCCTGCAGTCGCGCGCGCATTTCGTGCTGCTGGCGCTCGAACTGGTCGCGCTGGCGATCTTCGTGGTGCTGGCGATCCGTTTCGTGTTCGTGCTGGGCCAAGGCACCGGCGGCTTTTCGTGGGCACCGCTGTACCAGCCGGGCCACTTGAGTCTGGGCTTCATCGCGACCGCGACCACGATCGCCGCGTTGAGCTTCCTCGGCTTCGATGCGATCAGCACGCTGGCGGAGGAATCGCGCGAGCCGCGGCGTGACATCGGCACCGCCACGGTGCTGACGCTGCTGGTGCTCGGTGCACTGTTCGTGCTGCAAACCTGGCTGGCCGCGCTGGCGCATCCGGATTACACGAACCTCGACGACAATCTCGGCTTCTTCCAGATCGCGCGCGACGTCGGCGGCACCGCGCTGTTCGTGCTGTTCATCGTGGTGAAGGCGCTGGCGACCGGCGTGGCGAGCGCGCTTGCCGCGCAATCGGCGATCTCGCGAATCCTGTTCGCGATGGGACGCGACCGCGCCCTGCCCTTCGGCGGATTCCTTGCAAAGGTGGACGCGCGCTTCAAGACGCCCGCCAACGCGATCCTGTTCGTCGCGGCGCTGTCGCTGGTACTCGCGCTGACGGTGCCGATCACGGCGCTGCTGCATTTCGTCAACTTCGGCGCACTGACCTCGTTCCTGCTGCTCAACCTTTCGGTGCCGGCGTATTTCTGGTTGCGCCGCGGTGAACGCACGCGCCCCGTGCGCCATCTGGTGCTGCCGATCTGCGGCCTGATCGTGGTCGGCTTCATCTTCACCGGCTTCGACCGCACGACCTTCCTGTTCGGCGGCGCGTGGCTGGTGGCCGGGCTTTTGATGGCGACGCTCAGGCGCCAGAGTTCACTTCCGCTCGGAGCTTCGCCATGA
- a CDS encoding TonB-dependent receptor encodes MSTRRNGLSLLSAAIAAALLSSIPLAHAQNAPADQNTAKPAESSGTVTTLGTIVVTANRRNETLQKVPMAVSALTYHDIQREHLQDFSDYAANVPGLDAITLGPGMTELSIRGIASGSQQPSASVGVYVDETPFGSSSVFAVGSALTPDLDPADVERIEVLRGPQGTLYGAGALGGVIRFITIPPDTETWSGRLQLGGSSVDGGGNGFDVHGMVNAPLVKDKLAIRANVYDETDPGFVDDAGRGKTDVNESKVKGGRVSLLWTPTDRTSVRVTALAQNLAAAGSATVALDPDTLQPVYGDLQQRTAELGGDAFDAHYRLYNVTVNSDFGWAKLMSSSSYSTLDAVTNTDATSLLYLNGPPFNLPLLPNGHPYGTLEQATIPQTKATQEFRLSSPKSQTVEWLGGVFWTRETGNNAQNIYASDYYSGTPQPSPFGIPIGGDLQPSTYEAYAAYGSITWHVTDRFDVEAGLRYSHDKQHYTEIGYGLLFGGVPPTVLLDKRSSDSSTTFSLTPTFHIDDNNMLYARVASGFLPGGPNIVPVGVPNVPATFSPTKLTDYEVGLKSTSADDRLMVDLSAYYIDWTKIPLTTFENNFTFLTSGGQAQSKGLEATISWIPAPGLKLSANAAYNDATLTKDAPYPSNGKRGDPLPYAPQFTLGLSGDYDFALGGGWHGYVGASYQYVGERSTDFAFSYPIAGVLPPLPSSPTIPGYNTINLRAGVNRDQWNIDVYVKNLTNQRGIVQASTFQNYVPVAGQLNPVTGMMEDNATIITPRLFGISVSRNF; translated from the coding sequence ATGAGCACCAGGCGCAACGGGTTGTCGCTTCTGTCGGCCGCGATCGCCGCGGCGCTGCTTTCCTCGATACCGCTGGCGCATGCGCAGAACGCGCCGGCGGATCAGAACACCGCGAAGCCGGCGGAGAGTTCCGGCACCGTCACCACGCTCGGCACCATCGTCGTGACGGCGAACCGGCGCAACGAAACGCTGCAGAAGGTGCCGATGGCGGTGTCGGCGCTCACCTACCACGACATCCAGCGCGAGCATCTGCAGGATTTCTCCGACTACGCAGCGAACGTGCCGGGCCTCGACGCGATCACGCTCGGGCCGGGCATGACCGAGCTGAGCATCCGCGGCATCGCTTCGGGATCCCAGCAGCCCAGCGCTTCGGTCGGCGTGTACGTGGACGAGACGCCGTTCGGTTCCAGCAGCGTGTTCGCCGTCGGTTCCGCGTTGACGCCGGACCTCGACCCCGCCGACGTCGAACGCATCGAAGTGCTTCGTGGTCCGCAGGGCACGTTGTACGGCGCAGGCGCGCTGGGCGGCGTGATCCGGTTCATCACCATTCCGCCCGATACCGAGACTTGGTCCGGGCGCCTGCAACTCGGCGGCAGCAGCGTGGATGGCGGCGGCAACGGTTTCGACGTGCACGGCATGGTGAACGCGCCGCTGGTGAAGGACAAGCTGGCGATCCGCGCCAACGTGTACGACGAAACCGATCCCGGTTTCGTCGACGACGCCGGCCGCGGCAAGACCGACGTGAACGAAAGCAAGGTCAAGGGTGGACGCGTGTCGTTGTTGTGGACGCCGACCGACAGGACCTCGGTGCGGGTGACCGCGCTGGCGCAGAACCTCGCCGCCGCGGGTTCCGCGACCGTGGCGCTCGACCCCGATACGTTGCAGCCCGTCTATGGTGACTTGCAGCAGCGCACCGCCGAACTGGGCGGCGATGCCTTCGACGCGCATTACCGGCTCTACAACGTCACCGTCAACAGCGATTTCGGCTGGGCGAAGCTGATGTCGTCGAGCAGCTACAGCACGCTCGATGCGGTCACCAACACCGACGCGACTTCGCTGCTGTATCTGAATGGCCCGCCCTTTAACCTGCCCCTCCTTCCAAATGGTCACCCCTATGGCACGCTGGAACAGGCCACGATCCCCCAGACCAAGGCCACCCAGGAATTCCGCCTGTCGTCACCGAAATCGCAAACGGTGGAATGGCTGGGCGGCGTGTTCTGGACCCGCGAGACCGGCAACAACGCGCAGAACATCTACGCGAGCGATTACTACAGCGGCACACCGCAACCTTCACCGTTCGGGATTCCCATCGGTGGTGACTTGCAGCCGAGCACCTACGAGGCCTACGCCGCCTACGGAAGCATCACCTGGCACGTCACCGATCGGTTCGACGTGGAAGCGGGCCTGCGCTACAGCCACGACAAACAGCACTACACGGAAATAGGCTACGGACTCCTGTTCGGTGGCGTTCCGCCGACCGTGTTGCTCGACAAGCGATCCTCCGACAGCAGCACCACGTTCTCGTTGACGCCGACCTTCCACATCGACGACAACAACATGTTGTACGCGCGGGTGGCATCCGGCTTCCTGCCCGGCGGTCCGAACATCGTTCCCGTCGGCGTGCCCAATGTACCGGCGACGTTCAGTCCGACCAAGCTGACCGATTACGAAGTGGGCCTGAAATCGACGTCAGCCGATGACCGGCTGATGGTGGACTTGTCCGCGTACTACATCGACTGGACCAAGATTCCGCTGACCACCTTCGAAAACAATTTCACCTTCCTGACCAGTGGCGGACAGGCCCAGAGCAAGGGACTGGAAGCCACCATTTCGTGGATTCCCGCGCCGGGTCTCAAGCTGTCGGCCAATGCCGCCTACAACGACGCCACCTTGACCAAGGATGCGCCGTATCCTTCCAACGGCAAGCGCGGTGATCCATTGCCCTACGCGCCGCAATTCACGCTGGGCCTGAGCGGCGATTACGACTTCGCGCTGGGCGGCGGCTGGCACGGCTACGTGGGCGCGAGCTATCAGTACGTCGGCGAGCGCTCGACCGACTTCGCCTTCAGCTACCCGATCGCGGGCGTGCTGCCGCCGCTGCCGTCGAGTCCGACCATTCCGGGCTACAACACCATCAACCTGCGCGCAGGCGTGAACCGCGACCAGTGGAACATCGACGTCTACGTCAAGAACCTGACCAACCAGCGCGGCATCGTGCAGGCGAGCACTTTCCAGAACTACGTGCCGGTCGCCGGACAGCTCAATCCGGTCACCGGGATGATGGAAGACAACGCGACCATCATCACGCCGCGCCTGTTCGGCATTTCGGTCAGCAGGAATTTCTGA
- a CDS encoding Beta-lactamase class C-like and penicillin binding proteins (PBPs) superfamily has protein sequence MLKRLVPLLLVFSACAPCLAQVPSAVATHPAPATSTAQPAASAPPVETAASSTAGATPTLDAADLRTFFDGLVPYMLKRNDIAGAVLVVVKDGKPIFAQGYGYADVAKRTLVVADKTLFRIGSVSKLFTWTAVMQLVATGKIDLDADINTYLDFRIPEKFGKPITMRDLMTMTPGFAEVIRDLIFAAPRKPYPLRQYLVERMPPRIFPPGKVVAYSNYGATLAGYIVQRVSGEPFDQYVEAHILKPLAMSHSTFVQPLPPALAGDLATGYITATDKDTVPFEVIEAYPAGSFTSSATDMANFMIMQLQGGQFDGNTILPAATAQLMHSPHYNAAPDMNGYDFGFYRENRNGLRIIGHGGDTLAFHSDLHLLLDKDIGIFMSFNSAGKAPNGTAEAVRTDLFRAFLDRYFPYTPPSPATAASAKADAARVAGWYWASRREDSALRLIFSLGQAQVAALPNGEITVSMLKDSSGAVKHWREIGPLLYQEVNGQSTLRFVANADGSIKWWTTDDFPPVELFQPVHGLQQHGWFVLLTQIAIAVFVLTLLVWIGGAIARRRFGRRPLMATTDRFALNLASRIGVCLMLAVVIGWLLLLTAFSKPMALMYGDFTGWLVVLYVLGVLAILGGIAIVLEAISRIVRGPGGWLCRVGEAVLALCAIYGIWALIAYGLVNFNTQF, from the coding sequence ATGTTGAAGCGCCTCGTCCCGCTGTTGCTGGTCTTCAGCGCATGCGCGCCGTGCCTTGCGCAAGTCCCGTCCGCCGTCGCCACGCATCCGGCGCCGGCCACGTCGACGGCGCAGCCCGCGGCGTCGGCGCCGCCGGTGGAAACGGCTGCATCGTCGACCGCCGGTGCGACGCCCACCCTCGATGCAGCCGACCTGCGCACGTTCTTCGACGGCCTGGTTCCGTACATGCTGAAGCGCAACGACATCGCGGGCGCGGTGCTGGTCGTGGTCAAGGACGGCAAACCGATTTTCGCGCAGGGCTACGGCTACGCCGACGTCGCCAAGCGCACGCTGGTCGTCGCGGACAAGACGCTGTTCCGGATCGGCTCGGTCTCCAAACTGTTCACCTGGACGGCGGTGATGCAACTGGTCGCGACCGGCAAGATCGATCTCGACGCGGACATCAACACGTACCTCGACTTCAGGATCCCGGAGAAATTCGGCAAGCCGATCACGATGCGCGACCTGATGACGATGACGCCGGGTTTCGCCGAGGTGATCCGCGACCTGATCTTCGCCGCGCCGCGCAAGCCGTATCCGCTGCGCCAATACCTGGTCGAGCGGATGCCGCCGCGTATTTTCCCGCCGGGCAAGGTGGTTGCGTATTCGAACTACGGCGCCACGCTGGCCGGCTACATCGTGCAGCGCGTGTCCGGTGAACCGTTCGACCAATACGTCGAGGCGCACATCCTGAAGCCGCTGGCGATGTCGCATTCGACCTTCGTGCAGCCGCTGCCGCCTGCATTGGCCGGTGATCTCGCCACCGGCTACATCACCGCCACCGACAAGGACACCGTGCCGTTCGAGGTGATCGAGGCGTATCCCGCCGGCTCGTTCACCTCCAGCGCGACCGACATGGCGAACTTCATGATCATGCAGTTGCAGGGCGGCCAATTCGACGGCAATACCATCCTGCCTGCCGCGACCGCGCAACTGATGCACAGCCCGCATTACAACGCGGCGCCGGACATGAACGGTTACGACTTCGGGTTCTATCGCGAGAACCGCAACGGCCTGCGCATCATCGGCCACGGCGGCGACACCCTCGCCTTCCATTCCGACCTGCACCTGCTGCTGGACAAGGACATCGGCATCTTCATGTCGTTCAACAGCGCGGGGAAAGCGCCGAACGGCACGGCCGAGGCCGTGCGCACCGATCTGTTCCGCGCCTTCCTCGATCGCTATTTCCCGTACACGCCCCCGTCACCCGCGACGGCGGCTTCGGCGAAGGCCGACGCGGCACGCGTGGCCGGCTGGTACTGGGCGAGCCGCCGCGAAGACAGCGCGTTGCGCCTGATCTTCAGCCTGGGCCAGGCGCAAGTCGCGGCGCTGCCGAACGGCGAGATCACCGTCAGCATGCTGAAGGATTCTTCGGGCGCCGTGAAACATTGGCGCGAGATCGGCCCGCTGCTGTACCAGGAAGTGAACGGGCAATCGACGCTGCGTTTCGTCGCGAACGCCGACGGCTCGATCAAGTGGTGGACCACCGATGATTTCCCGCCGGTGGAGCTGTTCCAGCCGGTGCATGGCCTGCAGCAACACGGCTGGTTCGTGCTGCTGACCCAGATCGCGATAGCGGTGTTCGTGCTGACCCTGCTGGTCTGGATCGGCGGCGCGATCGCGCGGCGGCGCTTCGGCCGCAGGCCGCTGATGGCGACCACCGATCGGTTTGCGCTGAACCTCGCGTCGCGGATCGGCGTGTGCCTGATGCTGGCGGTGGTGATCGGCTGGCTGCTGTTGCTGACGGCGTTCTCGAAACCCATGGCGCTGATGTACGGCGACTTCACGGGCTGGCTGGTCGTGCTGTACGTGCTGGGCGTGCTGGCGATCCTCGGCGGCATCGCGATCGTGCTGGAGGCGATCTCGCGGATCGTGCGCGGACCGGGCGGTTGGCTGTGTCGCGTGGGCGAAGCCGTGCTCGCGTTGTGCGCGATCTACGGCATCTGGGCGCTCATCGCGTACGGCCTGGTCAACTTCAACACGCAGTTTTGA